GCGATAGGCGCTTTTCCAATTCTTGACATTTCTTTGTGCTTTTACCTAGATTAATAAACGTAACATAAAACTTCACCACCAACATTTTGAAGTCTAGCTTCTTTATCTGTCATTACACCTTTAGATGTTGACAAGATAGCAATACCTAAACCATTCAAAACACGGGGCATAGTATCAACGCTTGCATACTTTCTTAAACCAGGTTTACTCACACGTGTCAACGTACGAATAGCCGGAATTTTGCTAATTGGGTTATATTTCAATGCGATTTTGATCGTACCCTGTACGCCATTCTCATCGAATTTGTAATTAGCAATGTAACCTTTATCAAAAAGAACTTTTGTGATTTCTTTTTTTAGGTTCGATGCAGGAATTTCAACAACCCTGTGGTTGGCCTTGATGGCATTCCTTACTCG
The genomic region above belongs to Sphingobacterium zeae and contains:
- the rpsH gene encoding 30S ribosomal protein S8, whose translation is MTTDPIADYLTRVRNAIKANHRVVEIPASNLKKEITKVLFDKGYIANYKFDENGVQGTIKIALKYNPISKIPAIRTLTRVSKPGLRKYASVDTMPRVLNGLGIAILSTSKGVMTDKEARLQNVGGEVLCYVY